A single genomic interval of Lathyrus oleraceus cultivar Zhongwan6 chromosome 7, CAAS_Psat_ZW6_1.0, whole genome shotgun sequence harbors:
- the LOC127105805 gene encoding ethylene-responsive transcription factor ERF117 — translation MVLKMVKKKNSIQKKEKVKVKVKKQNRSTITNPKKVEIIDGVKLYLKDSGQQLTSTSKYKCVRLRRRKYSDEIQDPFVKKRIWLGTFDTEIQATKAYSRKMDEYEEKKLAEITSYKEDVKSRNNYDNLKTMSMKKRS, via the exons ATG GTATTAAAAATGGTGAAAAAGAAGAACTCAATccaaaaaaaagaaaaagttaaAGTAAAGGTTAAAAAACAAAATCGTTCAACAATTACGAACCCTAAAAAAGTCGAGATTATTGATGGAGTGAAGCTTTATCTGAAAGATAGTGGACAACAATTGACTTCTACAAGTAAGTATAAATGTGTTCGATTGAGAAGGAGAAAATACTCCGATGAGATTCAAGATCCATTTGTTAAGAAAAGAATATGGTTAGGTACTTTTGATACTGAAATACAAGCTACTAAGGCTTATAGTCGAAAGATGGACGAGTACGAAGAAAAGAAGTTAGCTGAAATTACGTCGTACAAGGAAGATGTGAAATCACGTAATAACTATGATAATCTGAAGACGATGAGTATGAAGAAAAGAAGTTAG